In Anguilla rostrata isolate EN2019 chromosome 1, ASM1855537v3, whole genome shotgun sequence, a genomic segment contains:
- the si:ch211-261d7.6 gene encoding zinc finger protein 208 isoform X1: MAAVYTVNGGRIETNVEELSVENKQPGVKKTVVSPLPMNSKIIKVEQSSEDEDSSNAEPTPTKRRPETAVMDAAPAIAIKEERIEEDEYVQIKLVDVDESLERTPNKESDRDNESVDGDWLFRCVDCGEAFGQREAYLEHQREHIHDGPIVCLDSDAQWDDLLVSEDGGRRTLCCAICGRRFSSSRGFFTHQLKHRNQALKQEPGAEVAVPKQRLFECEYCGKTYSSIGLCLNHQRSHKQASKSVFHQLAHLKKKSFQCPTCGRSYSRASALDAHRRCHEVKLIKSRNSGAEKPLSTPEPVVENGDVAIVEDKKHKLLYECRECGRAFSTTTGLSTHQRFTSHSKCSEVKLKEDAKKSFSCSECDKSFLTSTALAIHQRWHIRRAKIGNSGQSFSCEECGKIFTSLTFYEKHQRVVHSGETPAKSFLHQVCQLKKKAFECQDCGRRFSRATALQSHQLCHTDVFGNATEKAATQKPVTTPTSLSPPQKLYLCDKVKPESFAIGALVYSQETPQANQVSEDLGYNEADDHAVVDENEIDDLIVEVVSISGSDDSFRENEPEPEPVSESKTEPEMECDSHQEAKKGKVPLSLLDEAPPPLKSKAGADLEMDYEAKQVESERNPPQKTSFDCPECGRRFSSASAIRCHRLWHRGPMGRAASIKTWKRNAPTQAYLENGLYKCNECGKESTTLNSHYNHMRQHEDPKPYKSLSYQLAGLQKKNFKCEVCGLRFSRASALQSHQQHHAKQVRIERTHKCAHCEKSYSSYGALYNHRKACHSVEDKSDTAVSIKKEVFNPRKTLLGPKVYHCEQCGKGFWSFGAFSQHKQNQHCTEVKENNDTSEPLTSVNGHTRSISKRATCPICRKRFRHRGILACHMKRHRSVPQMNHTCKVCGKSYRMLTCFLKHQQVHDSEGIPPPVKSFEQQIEQLEKNTYSCPDCGKRFSRAMALQFHMRSHGYETGYPFSSLSNSDAQVFKCSFCPALFSVDTELQDHLSKKHSGCLSEVTEQTSELAQGVSNDSLKSVSDAPKRSLDCGKYQCKECGRRFSVIGALNFHKRIHRKSQTAVDVSSSSVSVVQETKCKEEGIESKGLYICPECGRSFGTNSALGTHRRWHTDKKFASTLSTDTSTSRKDKTVNEGPYRCNICRKGFFYYCVLRRHQMHHPESEAQTQPESSLESTQVSRSNPSSKISCPKCERSFPRASILATHYQTHHANVSDCDQCNLSFSSENDMLKHRSQVHSGEECAQIGEPVSEKPASATSKKVKLKLHGCPDCGKRFYKVRGLRAHRWQMHRKSRKTASSKTASKSFICTGCEKRYSSQGALYNHRKVCVVTERKLKSVEAEVQDPVPPPKLPEHTYKWLFKCHKCGKAFPSLERLEAHKDIAKSRPFCCALCCRGYWTETQLQQHLVWHDEVRRRLPADLRYRLSTFSAPTEVGPKSEDCVTQYTQDQTTAATTGTPSRVHYKCPHCEETFLNFLALQQHQTVHSMDDPYRCSLCPRTFSQIHELIDHHQECMSEKKERNENGGDSILVDRARDGDGLTCIDCGITFSREVELHQHYIAHASGQY, translated from the exons ATGGCTGCTGTTTACACGGTAAACGGAGGTCGTATTGAGACAAACGTAGAAGAATTATCCGTTGAAAACAAGCAGCCGGGTGTCAAGAAGACCGTTGTCTCCCCACTACCCATGAATTCCAAAATTATTAAAGTGGAACAGTCAAGCGAGGACGAAGATTCAAGCAACGCCGAACCAACACCAACCAAGCGTCGCCCCGAAACTGCAGTGATGGACGCTGCCCCAGCCATAGCAATCAAAGAAGAACGCATCGAGGAAGACGAATATGTCCAAATAAAGTTAGTCGATGTCGACGAGAGTTTGGAGAGAACCCCAAACAAGGAGTCTGACAGAGACAATGAAAGTGTAGACG GGGATTGGCTTTTCCGCTGTGTGGATTGCGGTGAAGCCTTTGGTCAGAGGGAGGCCTACCTGGAGCACCAACGTGAACATATCCACGATGGCCCTATAGTCTGCCTGGACTCGGATGCGCAGTGGGATGATCTGCTGGTCTCTGAGGATGGGGGCCGCCGAACATTGTGCTGCGCCATTTGTGGCCGAAGGTTCTCCAGTTCAAGGGGCTTTTTCACTCACCAACTTAAGCACCGCAACCAAGCCCTCAAACAGGAACCGGGGGCCGAAGTAGCAGTGCCAAAGCAACGTCTTTTTGAATGCGAATACTGTGGCAAAACCTACTCCTCAATCGGCCTCTGCCTCAACCATCAACGTTCACACAAACAGGCCTCCAAGTCTGTTTTCCACCAGTTGGCTCACCtcaaaaaaaagtcatttcagTGCCCTACTTGTGGCCGCTCTTACTCACGTGCTTCGGCTCTTGACGCTCACCGTCGTTGCCATGAAGTCAAACTGATCAAGTCCCGCAACAGTGGTGCAGAGAAGCCTCTTTCCACTCCTGAGCCCGTGGTTGAAAACGGAGACGTGGCAATCGTGGAAGACAAAAAGCACAAACTGCTCTATGAGTGTCGCGAGTGTGGACGAGCGTTCAGCACCACCACTGGCTTGAGTACACACCAGCGCTTCACCTCGCATTCCAAATGCTCGGAAGTAAAGCTGAAGGAAGACGCGAAGAAGTCATTTAGTTGTTCCGAATGTGACAAGAGCTTTCTGACAAGTACTGCTCTTGCCATCCATCAGCGTTGGCATATCAGGCGGGCCAAAATCGGCAACAGTGGACAATCTTTTTCGTGTGAGGAATGCGGGAAGATCTTCACCTCTCTTACCTTTTACGAAAAGCACCAGCGGGTGGTGCACAGTGGAGAGACACCAGCGAAGTCCTTTTTGCATCAGGTATGCCAGCTGAAGAAGAAGGCATTTGAGTGTCAAGACTGTGGGCGCCGTTTTTCAAGGGCCACGGCTCTTCAGTCCCATCAACTTTGCCATACTGATGTTTTTGGCAATGCCACTGAGAAGGCGGCCACGCAGAAACCAGTCACCACCCCAACATCTTTGTCTCCACCACAGAAATTGTACTTGTGTGACAAGGTAAAGCCTGAAAGCTTTGCTATTGGAGCCCTGGTCTATTCCCAGGAAACCCCTCAAGCTAATCAGGTTAGCGAAGACCTTGGCTATAATGAAGCTGATGACCACGCAGTAGTGGATGAGAATGAAATTGATGATTTAATTGTGGAAGTTGTAAGCATAAGTGGATCAGATGACTCCTTCAGAGAAAatgagccagagccagagccagtgTCTGAGTCAAAAACTGAGCCTGAGATGGAGTGTGATTCACACCAGGAAGCAAAGAAAGGAAAGGTTCCCCTGAGCCTTTTGGATGAGGCACCTCCTCCTTTGAAATCAAAGGCAGGTGCTGATCTAGAAATGGACTATGAGGCAAAACAagttgagagtgagagaaaccCACCACAAAAGACAAGCTTTGATTGCCCAGAGTGTGGTCGGAGGTTCTCCAGTGCTAGTGCTATACGCTGTCACAGGTTGTGGCATAGAGGACCAATGGGACGGGCTGCAAGTATCAAAACCTGGAAGCGGAATGCTCCCACACAGGCTTATTTGGAAAATGGTCTTTACAAATGCAATGAGTGCGGCAAGGAGAGTACCACACTTAACTCGCATTACAACCACATGAGGCAGCATGAAGATCCAAAACCTTATAAATCTTTGTCATACCAACTCGCAGGGCTGCAGAAGAAGAACTTCAAATGTGAAGTGTGTGGATTGCGTTTCTCTCGAGCATCTGCTTTGCAGTCTCACCAGCAGCACCACGCAAAGCAAGTGAGAATAGAAAGAACACACAAGTGTGCACATTGTGAGAAGTCATACTCTAGTTATGGTGCTCTTTACAACCACCGCAAAGCTTGCCATTCTGTTGAGGACAAAAGCGATACAGCAGTCAGCATTAAGAAGGAAGTGTTCAATCCTAGGAAGACACTGCTTGGTCCGAAGGTTTACCACTGTGAGCAGTGTGGGAAGGGTTTTTGGTCATTTGGCGCATTCTCTCAGCACAAGCAAAATCAACATTGCACAGAAGTCAAGGAAAACAATGACACATCTGAACCACTTACCTCTGTCAATGGCCACACCCGTTCCATTAGTAAGAGGGCTACCTGCCCCATTTGTCGCAAGAGGTTTCGTCATAGAGGGATTTTGGCTTGTCACATGAAGCGACATCGCTCTGTGCCACAAATGAACCACACGTGTAAGGTATGTGGGAAGTCCTATCGCATGCTCACCTGTTTCCTCAAGCACCAACAGGTGCATGACTCTGAAGGCATCCCACCCCCGGTGAAGTCTTTTGAACAACAAATAGAGCAGCTGGAAAAGAATACATACAGCTGCCCAGATTGTGGAAAAAGATTCTCCCGTGCTATGGCCCTCCAGTTCCATATGAGGAGCCATGGTTATGAGACTGGATACCCATTTTCCTCATTGTCAAATTCTGATGCTCAAGTATTCAAGTGTTCCTTTTGTCCTGCTCTTTTCTCTGTTGACACGGAATTGCAAGATCACCTCAGCAAAAAACACAGTGGTTGCCTCAGTGAGGTCACAGAACAAACCAGTGAGCTTGCACAGGGTGTATCCAACGACTCATTAAAGTCTGTTTCTGATGCTCCAAAAAGGTCCTTAGATTGTGGGAAATACCAATGCAAAGAGTGTGGGAGAAGGTTCTCTGTAATTGGAGCTCTGAATTTCCATAAGAGAATTCATCGTAAGAGTCAGACTGCTGTAGACGTTTCAAGCTCCTCAGTCTCCGTAGTTCAGGAGACGAAATGTAAAGAGGAGGGCATTGAAAGTAAAGGTCTGTACATTTGTCCAGAATGTGGCAGGAGCTTTGGCACCAACTCGGCTCTGGGGACGCACAGACGGTGGCACACTGATAAGAAGTTTGCAAGCACTTTATCAACTGATACGTCTACCTCCAGGAAGGACAAGACTGTGAATGAGGGGCCTTATCGCTGCAACATATGCAGGAAAGGATTCTTCTACTATTGTGTTCTTCGACGACACCAAATGCATCACCCAGAATCTGAAGCCCAGACACAGCCTGAGTCTTCACTTGAGTCCACTCAGGTGTCCAGAAGCAATCCTTCAAGCAAGATATCCTGTCCAAAATGTGAGAGAAGTTTCCCCCGTGCCTCCATCTTGGCTACACACTACCAGACTCACCATGccaatgtctctgactgtgacCAGTGTAACCTGAGCTTCTCTTCAGAGAATGATATGCTGAAGCATCGTTCCCAGGTTCATTCTGGTGAAGAATGTGCCCAAATTGGGGAACCAGTCTCAGAGAAGCCAGCATCTGCAACCTCAAAGAAGGTTAAGCTAAAGCTTCACGGTTGCCCTGACTGTGGTAAACGTTTCTACAAGGTTAGAGGATTACGGGCACATCGATGGCAGATGCATCGCAAAAGCCGAAAGACTGCGAGCTCTAAAACGGCATCCAAGTCCTTCATTTGCACTGGATGTGAGAAGCGATACAGTTCTCAGGGGGCACTCTATAATCACAGGAAAGTCTGTGTAGTGACAGAGAGGAAATTAAAATCTGTTGAGGCGGAGGTGCAGGACCCCGTACCACCACCTAAACTCCCTGAACACACGTATAAATGGCTCTTTAAATGTCATAAGTGTGGCAAAGCTTTCCCCAGTCTTGAAAGACTAGAAGCTCATAAAGACATAGCCAAAAGCCGGCCATTTTGTTGTGCGCTGTGCTGCCGTGGCTATTGGACGGAGACGCAGCTCCAACAGCATCTTGTCTGGCATGATGAGGTCCGTCGACGCCTTCCAGCTGACCTACGATATAGGCTCAGCACATTTTCAGCACCCACTGAGGTCGGTCCTAAATCTGAGGACTGTGTCACCCAGTATACCCAAGATCAGACTACTGCAGCCACCACTGGTACTCCGTCACGTGTGCATTACAAGTGCCCGCACTGTGAAGAGACGTTTCTAAATTTCCTTGCCCTACAGCAGCACCAGACCGTACACAGCATGGATGACCCCTACCGCTGTTCTTTGTGTCCCCGAACCTTTAGCCAGATCCATGAGCTCATTGACCATCACCAGGAATGTATGAGTGAGAAAAAAGAGCGGAATGAGAATGGAGGGGACTCGATCTTGGTAGATCGAGCAAGAGACGGCGATGGCCTGACTTGCATTGACTGTGGAATCACATTTAGTCGAGAGGTGGAGCTTCACCAGCACTACATTGCGCATGCTAGTGGTCAATACTGA
- the si:ch211-261d7.6 gene encoding zinc finger protein 184 isoform X3, translated as MAAVYTVNGGRIETNVEELSVENKQPGVKKTVVSPLPMNSKIIKVEQSSEDEDSSNAEPTPTKRRPETAVMDAAPAIAIKEERIEEDEYVQIKLVDVDESLERTPNKESDRDNESVDGDWLFRCVDCGEAFGQREAYLEHQREHIHDGPIVCLDSDAQWDDLLVSEDGGRRTLCCAICGRRFSSSRGFFTHQLKHRNQALKQEPGAEVAVPKQRLFECEYCGKTYSSIGLCLNHQRSHKQASKSVFHQLAHLKKKSFQCPTCGRSYSRASALDAHRRCHEVKLIKSRNSGAEKPLSTPEPVVENGDVAIVEDKKHKLLYECRECGRAFSTTTGLSTHQRFTSHSKCSEVKLKEDAKKSFSCSECDKSFLTSTALAIHQRWHIRRAKIGNSGQSFSCEECGKIFTSLTFYEKHQRVVHSGETPAKSFLHQ; from the exons ATGGCTGCTGTTTACACGGTAAACGGAGGTCGTATTGAGACAAACGTAGAAGAATTATCCGTTGAAAACAAGCAGCCGGGTGTCAAGAAGACCGTTGTCTCCCCACTACCCATGAATTCCAAAATTATTAAAGTGGAACAGTCAAGCGAGGACGAAGATTCAAGCAACGCCGAACCAACACCAACCAAGCGTCGCCCCGAAACTGCAGTGATGGACGCTGCCCCAGCCATAGCAATCAAAGAAGAACGCATCGAGGAAGACGAATATGTCCAAATAAAGTTAGTCGATGTCGACGAGAGTTTGGAGAGAACCCCAAACAAGGAGTCTGACAGAGACAATGAAAGTGTAGACG GGGATTGGCTTTTCCGCTGTGTGGATTGCGGTGAAGCCTTTGGTCAGAGGGAGGCCTACCTGGAGCACCAACGTGAACATATCCACGATGGCCCTATAGTCTGCCTGGACTCGGATGCGCAGTGGGATGATCTGCTGGTCTCTGAGGATGGGGGCCGCCGAACATTGTGCTGCGCCATTTGTGGCCGAAGGTTCTCCAGTTCAAGGGGCTTTTTCACTCACCAACTTAAGCACCGCAACCAAGCCCTCAAACAGGAACCGGGGGCCGAAGTAGCAGTGCCAAAGCAACGTCTTTTTGAATGCGAATACTGTGGCAAAACCTACTCCTCAATCGGCCTCTGCCTCAACCATCAACGTTCACACAAACAGGCCTCCAAGTCTGTTTTCCACCAGTTGGCTCACCtcaaaaaaaagtcatttcagTGCCCTACTTGTGGCCGCTCTTACTCACGTGCTTCGGCTCTTGACGCTCACCGTCGTTGCCATGAAGTCAAACTGATCAAGTCCCGCAACAGTGGTGCAGAGAAGCCTCTTTCCACTCCTGAGCCCGTGGTTGAAAACGGAGACGTGGCAATCGTGGAAGACAAAAAGCACAAACTGCTCTATGAGTGTCGCGAGTGTGGACGAGCGTTCAGCACCACCACTGGCTTGAGTACACACCAGCGCTTCACCTCGCATTCCAAATGCTCGGAAGTAAAGCTGAAGGAAGACGCGAAGAAGTCATTTAGTTGTTCCGAATGTGACAAGAGCTTTCTGACAAGTACTGCTCTTGCCATCCATCAGCGTTGGCATATCAGGCGGGCCAAAATCGGCAACAGTGGACAATCTTTTTCGTGTGAGGAATGCGGGAAGATCTTCACCTCTCTTACCTTTTACGAAAAGCACCAGCGGGTGGTGCACAGTGGAGAGACACCAGCGAAGTCCTTTTTGCATCAG
- the LOC135235002 gene encoding zinc finger protein OZF-like, whose translation MHPRRSKKGRSGRKKSGHSRTKMSLGQDDKARETSEDGSQLLVVNQTEGELGDDKNLREAFREAESLCKLSLEKLNMGREETKGGGRVAEEGNEKPQMPAVDVSAGVRSEVEVSYEVEVPHRGEMEASLKEHEPQGLTIMCPLCGLIVGTLSSLDQHIKAQHPNEAIADQNRKAIGVSGSDTQCLQCGRSFSSKSNLKKHMLIHSGVRPYSCPDCGRTFNQSGNVLRHQRTCHQVHSALSNKGEAAKTSQRKKRSRRGSGKESTDPEEQGNTPAAQPAVHVQFLCYVCGHGFLSQDSLEVHEQSHRRELPYRCSHCGRGFAHVQNFSRHLLVHTGERPWHCRDCGLRFNQASNLNRHCRTKGHQGATTEHTGVWHKSKRMGRRGRIHKLNTNVKEVKVVKKVKNVKRVKKK comes from the exons ATGCACCCAAGAAGATCGAAAAAGGGAAGGTCTGGGAGGAAGAAAAGTGGGCATTCCAGGACAAAGATGTCCCTGGGTCAGGATGATAAGGCAAGGGAGACTTCAGAAGATGGCAGCCAGCTTTTAGTAGTAAATCAAACAGAAGGCGAACTTGGTGACGATAAAAATCTTAGGGAAGCCTTCAGAGAAGCAGAATCTTTGTGCAAACTCAGTTTGGAGAAACTGAACATGGGAAGAGAGGAAACCAAAGGAGGAGGTAGAGTAGCGGAAGAGGGGAATGAAAAGCCACAGATGCCTGCTGTAGATGTGTCAGCAGGGGTCAGGAGTGAGGTAGAGGTGAGTTATGAGGTGGAGGTGCCCCACAGGGGAGAAATGGAGGCCAGCCTGAAAGAGCATGAGCCTCAGGGGCTAACCATCATGTGCCCTCTGTGCGGACTGATTGTTGGCACTTTGTCCAGTTTGGACCAACACATTAAGGCCCAACATCCGAACGAGGCCATCGCCGATCAAAATAGAAAAGCAATAGGTGTGTCTGGTTCAGACACCCAGTGTCTTCAGTGCGGACGCAGTTTCTCCTCGAAGTCCAATCTGAAGAAGCACATGTTGATACATTCGGGGGTACGACCCTATAGCTGCCCTGATTGTGGCAGGACCTTCAACCAATCGGGCAACGTCTTGAGGCATCAGCGCACTTGTCACCAAGTCCACTCTGCCCTCAGCAACAAGGGAGAGGCAGCAAAGACAAGCCAGCGGAAGAAAAGGTCTAGGAGAG GGAGTGGAAAGGAGAGCACAGATCCTGAGGAGCAGGGCAACACACCTGCTGCCCAACCTGCTGTTCACGTCCAGTTCCTGTGCTACGTATGTGGCCATGGTTTTCTCTCCCAGGATAGTCTGGAGGTCCACGAACAGAGCCACAGAAGGGAGCTGCCCTACCGCTGCTCCCACTGCGGCAGAGGCTTTGCCCACGTGCAGAACTTTTCCCGCCATCTGCTGGTGCACACTGGCGAGAGGCCCTGGCACTGTAGAGACTGCGGGCTTCGCTTCAACCAGGCCTCCAATCTCAACCGGCACTGCCGCACCAAGGGCCACCAGGGTGCCACTACTGAGCATACTGGGGTTTGGCACAAAAGTAAAAGAATGGGGAGACGAGGCAGAATCCACAAACTAAATACGAATGTAAAGGAGGTAAAGGTGGTAAAGAAGGTAAAGAATGTaaagagggtaaaaaaaaagtaa